One genomic segment of Coffea arabica cultivar ET-39 chromosome 6e, Coffea Arabica ET-39 HiFi, whole genome shotgun sequence includes these proteins:
- the LOC113696568 gene encoding uncharacterized protein, translated as MEDVIVEALPSNEREAQILAARELGKLATKLRQKLAERGIISRLVTMLRKQDYEATEAALCSALSSFSKNKIQIANSGAIRVLLEIIQCQKESLIDLAAAALLVLPSCSNNKLAVATSGTNPILVGSLNSQLAEECDNPIYCFFWYGKSHASTNMYEFGKQSEMIEKAMALLEKMVSSSEISLKEVAETACLVIHLLVEAIEECTPLCKEHAAATLLVMCQSCRDRCKSRDWEKNFGVAERQREEGEEC; from the exons ATGGAAGATGTGATAGTGGAAGCCCTTCCATCTAATGAACGGGAAGCTCAGATTTTAGCTGCCAGAGAACTTGGTAAACTTGCAACCAAACTAAGACAGAAGTTAGCAGAAAGAGGGATCATTTCTCGGCTCGTTACGATGCTTCGTAAGCAAGATTATGAAGCCACTGAAGCGGCACTTTGCTCTGCTTTGTCTAGCTTTTCAAA AAACAAGATTCAAATTGCAAATTCTGGTGCCATACGAGTATTGCTGGAGATCATTCAATGCCAAAAAGAGTCATTGATTGACCTTGCAGCAGCAGCCCTCTTGGTTCTTCCTTCTTGCTCCAATAACAAGCTAGCAGTCGCAACATCTGGGACTAACCCAATCCTGGTTGGATCCCTGAATTCCCAATTGGCAGAAGAATGCG ATAATCCCATCtattgtttcttttggtatGGTAAAAGCCATGCTTCAACTAATATGTATGAGTTCGGAAAACAATCAGAGATGATTGAGAAAGCGATGGCATTACTGGAGAAGATGGTTTCCTCGTCGGAGATTTCACTGAAGGAGGTTGCTGAGACTGCATGTCTTGTAATCCACTTGCTAGTGGAGGCCATTGAAGAATGTACACCACTATGCAAAGAGCACGCTGCAGCTACGTTACTGGTCATGTGCCAAAGCTGTAGGGACAGATGCAAATCCAGAGattgggaaaaaaattttggggttgCAGAAAGGCAgagggaagaaggagaagaatgtTGA
- the LOC113696570 gene encoding uncharacterized protein — protein sequence MANDLNFVQAVIPCFDGHYDHWSMLMENFLRSKEYWLVVESGIQEPPVGAAVTDAQKTDIEARKLKDLKVKNYLFQAIDRPILETILCKDTSKDIWNSMKKKYQGSSRVKRAQLQALRRDFEVLQMKDGESVTSFFKRSMEIVNKMRCYGEEIKDVNIVEKILRFMTREFNYVACSIEESNDIDDLSLDELQSSLLVHEQKMNRSSTAEEQALKASTNTRSNSSRGRGRDRGRGRGDQDHEKSKVECFRCHKYGHYVSECFTELPNYKEREENSNFAKETNEPETLLMTVHERKKIESNICFGDFSTVKVMGKGDDQIHTKNGLLQEKGYVITIKKGACEIYDPDRRSPIVIVQMSSNRLFPMKIESIQSCLMAEVKDLSWLWHFCYVHLSFGGLRALQQKTVVTRLPEITVPSLVCEECVVSKQHCSQFPKGKS from the exons ATGGCcaatgatttaaattttgtgcaAGCTGTCATCCCTTGCTTTGATGGTCATTATGACCACTGGAGCATGCTCATGGAAAATTTTTTACGGTCCAAAGAATATTGGTTAGTGGTTGAATCCGGAATTCAAGAGCCACCAGTAGGTGCAGCCGTGACAGATGCACAGAAAACAGACATTGAAGCTAGAAAGCTCAAAGACTTGAAAGTGAAGAACTATCTCTTCCAGGCTATTGATCGTCCCATCTTGGAGACTATTCTTTGCAAAGATACATCTAAGGATATTTGGAATTCAATGAAGAAAAAATATCAAGGCTCTTCTAGAGTGAAGCGTGCACAGCTTCAAGCCTTGAGGAGGGATTTTGAAGTTTTACAGATGAAGGATGGGGAAtctgttacaagtttttttAAAAGGTCAATGGAAATTGTAAATAAAATGAGATGCTATGGAGAAGAGATTAAAGATGTTAACATAGTAGAGAAAATTCTGCGTTTTATGACGCGAGAATTTAACTACGTTGCTTGCTCAATTGAAGAGTCAAATGACATAGATGACCTCTCTCTTGATGAATTGCAAAGCTCTTTGTTAGTCCATGAACAGAAGATGAACCGAAGCTCAACAGCAGAGGAACAAGCTTTAAAAGCTTCTACCAATACTCGTTCCAACAGCTCGAGAGGAAGAGGCAGAGACCGAGGAAGAGGGAGGGGAGATCAAGATCATGAAAAATCTAAGGTAGAGTGCTTTAGATGTCACAAATATGGTCATTATGTTTCTGAATGTTTCACTGAGCTGCCAAACTATAAAGAAAGAGAGGAGAACTCAAATTTTGCGAAAGAAACGAATGAACCAGAAACTTTGTTGATGACTGTCcatgaaagaaaaaagattgaGTCTAATATTTG TTTTGGTGATTTCTCTACTGTGAAAGTGATGGGAAAAGGTGATGATCAGATACATACTAAGAATGGTCTT TTGCAAGAAAAGGGGTATGTCATTACAATTAAGAAAGGTGCTTGTGAAATTTATGATCCTGATAGAAGAAGTCCTATTGTGATTGTCCAGATGAGTTCTAATAGGTTATTTCCAATGAAGATTGAAAGCATTCAATCTTGTTTGATGGCTGAAGTAAAGGACCTCTCATGGTTGTGGCATTTTTGTTATGTCCACTTAAGTTTTGGTGGACTGAGGGCTCTGCAACAGAAAACCGTGGTGACAAGGCTTCCGGAAATTACTGTTCCCTCCCTAGTTTGTGAAGAATGTGTTGTCAGCAAACAACATTGTTCTCAGTTTCCCAAAGGGAAGTCTTGA
- the LOC113694597 gene encoding uncharacterized protein — protein MERLEMEKRLYGAAFEGNENTLHELLQEDKRVLDRVSLACFNYNNPLHIAINRGHEKFVEAILDHNPELLGNLEDSRQKWSSLHLASARGHLRIVEALISVDPERCFDSDQDGRNPLHIAAVKGKIEVLEVLVDARPFAAREKTKRGETILHLCVKYHQLEALKKLLEAVDDDEFLNQTDDDGLTILHLAVIGKQIEIINYLLTTRIELNARNAKGQTALNMVPQNPKDRQKEIENSLRQAGALTADEITNQQSNFDQGKWLEQKIKALMVVASLIANMAFQAGITPPGGVWQDDQTEHSQENPSLNNAHDAGQSIMAYHKIQFYRFFIGFNTIAFVSSLGTISLLISGLPFRRKVFMWILNGVMWLTATSILLSYGISVAFVTPESTKQRPGNVAVVAWSFVIAIYLLGIAAAYSTNKWWKLPGRIKWRSRNSVSAVVENHRNGNVVELQIHSS, from the exons ATGGAGAGGTTGGAGATGGAGAAAAGGCTTTATGGTGCTGCCTTTGAAGGGAATGAAAACACTCTGCATGAGTTGCTTCAAGAAGACAAACGAGTTCTTGATAGAGTTTCTCTTGCTTGTTTCAATTACAACAACCCTTTACATATAGCAATAAATCGAGGGCATGAAAAATTTGTTGAAGCAATTTTGGATCATAATCCTGAGCTATTGGGGAACCTAGAAGATTCACGTCAAAAATGGTCGTCCCTTCACCTGGCATCAGCTAGAggtcatttgagaattgttgAAGCATTGATAAGTGTTGATCCTGAGAGGTGTTTCGATTCTGATCAAGATGGCAGGAACCCTCTTCATATTGCAGCCGTCAAAGGCAAAATTGAAGTGTTGGAAGTGTTGGTTGATGCAAGGCCTTTTGCTGCCCGCGAGAAGACAAAACGTGGGGAGACCATCTTGCATTTGTGTGTGAAGTATCACCAGTTAGAGGCATTAAAGAAGTTGCTGGAGGCTGTGGATGATGATGAATTCTTGAATCAGACGGATGATGATGGCCTTACAATATTGCATTTGGCTGTTATTGGCAAGCAAATTGAG ATCATCAATTACTTGCTCACTACCAGAATAGAACTCAATGCTAGGAATGCAAAAGGGCAGACAGCATTGAACATGGTTCCACAAAATCCCAAGGATAGGCAAAAGGAGATCGAAAACTCTCTTCGACAAGCAGGTGCCTTAACCGCTGATGAAATCACAAATCAGCAATCAAATTTTGATCAAGGAAAGTGGCTGGAACAGAAAATTAAAGCACTAATGGTAGTGGCATCCCTTATTGCAAATATGGCTTTCCAAGCTGGGATAACCCCCCCCGGAGGAGTTTGGCAAGATGATCAAACAGAACATTCTCAAGAAAATCCTTCGCTAAATAATGCACATGATGCAGGACAATCCATCATGGCTTATCACAAGATTCAGTTTTATCGatttttcattggttttaaCACCATCGCATTTGTTTCATCTCTGGGCACAATCTCGCTGCTTATCAGTGGGCTTCCCTTCAGGCGCAAGGTCTTCATGTGGATCTTGAATGGCGTCATGTGGTTAACTGCAACTTCAATTCTATTGAGTTATGGAATATCAGTAGCCTTTGTCACACCAGAGTCTACAAAACAAAGACCTGGTAATGTTGCAGTTGTTGCATGGAGTTTTGTGATAGCAATCTATCTTCTGGGAATAGCAGCAGCCTACTCCACAAATAAGTGGTGGAAGCTCCCTGGAAGAATAAAATGGAGATCAAGAAATAGTGTGAGTGCAGTGGTTGAAAATCACAGAAATGGTAATGTAGTAGAGCTTCAAATTCACTCTTCATAA